A region of Rhizorhabdus wittichii RW1 DNA encodes the following proteins:
- a CDS encoding polysaccharide export protein (PFAM: polysaccharide export protein) codes for MAFGAALKRLVAMLAAAMMLAAMPAGAYAKDKELPSAPFVPDGGAPGEDYTIGPLDALTVFVWRNPELGAQVQVRPDGRITLPLINDMVAVGKTPAKLSDDIRDALSTYITDPIVSVIVNNFSGTFAQQIRIVGAAEKPATVSYRSDMTLLDAMIAVGGLSQYAAGNRAKLIRYDPVTKQQQEYRLRIDSLLKRGDIKANVKLQPGDVIIIPESVF; via the coding sequence ATGGCCTTTGGTGCTGCGCTGAAGCGGCTCGTCGCGATGCTGGCGGCGGCGATGATGCTCGCCGCGATGCCTGCCGGCGCCTATGCCAAGGACAAGGAACTGCCGTCGGCGCCCTTCGTGCCCGACGGCGGCGCGCCGGGCGAGGACTATACGATCGGGCCGCTCGACGCCCTCACCGTGTTCGTGTGGCGCAACCCGGAGCTGGGCGCGCAGGTGCAGGTGCGGCCCGACGGGCGCATCACCCTGCCGCTGATCAACGACATGGTCGCGGTCGGCAAGACGCCCGCGAAGCTGTCGGACGACATCCGCGACGCGCTGTCGACCTATATCACCGACCCGATCGTGTCGGTGATCGTCAACAATTTCTCGGGCACCTTCGCCCAGCAGATTCGCATCGTCGGCGCGGCGGAGAAGCCGGCGACGGTGTCGTACCGGTCGGACATGACGCTGCTCGACGCGATGATCGCGGTCGGCGGGCTGTCGCAATATGCGGCGGGGAACCGGGCGAAGCTGATCCGCTACGATCCGGTGACCAAGCAGCAGCAGGAATATCGCCTGCGCATCGACAGCCTCTTGAAGCGGGGAGACATCAAGGCGAACGTGAAGCTGCAACCGGGCGATGTGATCATCATCCCCGAAAGCGTGTTCTAG
- a CDS encoding Orn/DAP/Arg decarboxylase 2 (PFAM: Orn/DAP/Arg decarboxylase 2) yields MKPTGPIPPDFPWRDGALMIGGRSADEWIAVAGDTPLFVYDLAVVRDRIARFRAAFAGVSLHYAVKANPHPPLVAAIAPLVDGIDVASAGEAQLALDAGMDARRISFAGPGKRDRELAMAIEAGITLNLESEGEAERALAIGRGIGRTPRLALRINPDFELKGSGMKMGGGAKPFGVDAERAAPIIRRIVEAGADYRGLHIFAGSQALDADALVEAQRSALALAARVSVEAGVAPPHVNLGGGFGIPHFANDARLDESRVGGALSSALSRRDPILAEAEFTIELGRWLVGEAGVYLTRIVDRKASHGETFLVVDGGLHHQLAASGNFGTVVRRNYPISLTKYSDSVKVEEVTVVGCLCTPIDRLGDHVGLPEAKVGDVVALYLAGAYGASASPQAFLGHPSPLEITIDGTRIL; encoded by the coding sequence GTGAAACCGACCGGACCGATACCTCCCGATTTCCCATGGCGGGACGGCGCGCTGATGATCGGCGGGCGCAGCGCCGACGAATGGATCGCGGTCGCGGGCGACACGCCGCTGTTCGTCTACGACCTCGCCGTCGTCCGCGACCGCATCGCCCGGTTCCGGGCGGCGTTCGCCGGCGTGTCGCTCCATTATGCGGTGAAGGCCAATCCGCATCCGCCGCTGGTCGCCGCGATCGCGCCGCTGGTCGATGGGATCGACGTCGCCTCGGCGGGCGAGGCGCAACTCGCGCTCGACGCGGGGATGGACGCGCGCCGCATCTCCTTCGCGGGTCCCGGCAAGCGCGATCGCGAACTGGCGATGGCGATCGAAGCCGGCATCACCCTCAACCTCGAATCGGAAGGCGAGGCGGAGCGCGCGCTGGCGATCGGGCGCGGCATCGGCCGCACCCCGCGCCTCGCGCTGCGGATCAACCCCGATTTCGAGCTGAAGGGATCGGGGATGAAGATGGGTGGCGGCGCCAAGCCCTTCGGCGTCGATGCGGAGCGCGCCGCCCCGATCATCCGCCGGATCGTCGAGGCGGGCGCCGACTATCGCGGCCTCCACATCTTCGCCGGCTCGCAGGCGCTCGACGCCGATGCGCTGGTCGAGGCGCAGCGCTCGGCGCTGGCGCTCGCCGCGCGGGTGAGCGTCGAGGCCGGAGTCGCCCCGCCGCACGTCAATCTGGGCGGCGGCTTCGGCATCCCCCATTTCGCCAACGACGCCCGATTAGACGAAAGTAGGGTGGGCGGCGCATTATCCTCGGCGCTCTCGCGACGCGACCCGATCCTTGCCGAGGCAGAGTTTACAATCGAACTGGGGCGCTGGCTGGTGGGGGAGGCGGGGGTCTATCTGACCCGCATCGTCGATCGGAAGGCCAGCCATGGCGAGACCTTCCTGGTCGTCGACGGCGGGCTCCACCACCAGCTCGCCGCCAGCGGCAACTTCGGTACGGTGGTGCGCCGTAACTATCCGATTTCTTTGACGAAATATTCGGATTCGGTTAAGGTCGAGGAGGTGACGGTGGTGGGTTGTCTCTGCACCCCGATCGATCGGCTCGGCGACCATGTCGGCTTGCCGGAGGCGAAGGTCGGCGACGTGGTCGCGCTGTATCTGGCGGGCGCCTATGGGGCGAGCGCCAGTCCGCAGGCCTTCCTCGGCCATCCGTCGCCGCTCGAAATAACGATAGACGGGACCCGTATCCTGTGA
- a CDS encoding AMP-dependent synthetase and ligase (PFAM: AMP-dependent synthetase and ligase): MDVPPDPTPRPLDHLALIGARDAPALADKAGLLDHGGLDDAVGALAAALLGRGLRPGDRVASWLAKQRLACLMPLAAARAGLVHVPINPLLKHGQVAHILADSGARLLIAGRGRADTLGPGDRPDDCALLVEEDEGAALLGHGDRLPPSSADPDALVAILYTSGSTGRPKGVMLSHANLWLGAISVAHYLGLGADDRALAVLPLSFDYGQNQLLSTWAAGGCVHLLDYLTARDVVRAVGRHGITTLAGVPPLWIQLAEAAWPAESVAPLRRLTNTGGRMSVPLVRRLRALFPAARLFSMYGLTEAFRSTYLDPALIDEHPDSIGREIPFAEVLVVGPDGAVAADGEPGELVHAGPLVAQGYWRDADRTAQRFRPAPAASRHGGTAVWSGDTVVRDAAGLLRFVGRDDEMIKSAGNRISPTEIEEAAIASGAAAEAVALGIPDDRLGQAILLYARPARADADARLTDWFRHNLPNFMQPARVIWRDELPRNANGKLDRTALKAQAAEEAR, from the coding sequence ATGGATGTGCCTCCCGATCCGACGCCCCGGCCGCTCGATCATCTCGCGCTGATCGGCGCCCGCGACGCGCCCGCGCTCGCCGACAAGGCGGGGCTGCTCGACCATGGCGGGCTCGACGATGCGGTCGGCGCGCTGGCAGCGGCGCTGCTCGGCCGGGGCTTGCGGCCCGGCGACCGGGTGGCGAGCTGGCTGGCCAAGCAGCGGCTCGCCTGCCTGATGCCGCTCGCCGCCGCGCGGGCGGGGCTGGTCCATGTCCCGATCAACCCGCTGCTCAAGCATGGCCAGGTCGCGCATATCCTGGCCGACAGCGGCGCGCGGCTGCTGATCGCCGGCCGGGGCCGCGCCGACACGCTCGGGCCCGGCGACCGGCCCGACGATTGCGCGCTGCTGGTCGAGGAGGACGAGGGCGCGGCGCTGCTCGGCCATGGCGACCGGCTGCCGCCGTCCTCGGCCGATCCCGACGCGCTGGTCGCGATCCTCTACACCTCGGGGTCGACCGGGCGGCCCAAGGGGGTGATGCTCAGCCATGCCAATCTCTGGCTCGGCGCGATCAGCGTGGCGCATTATCTCGGCCTCGGCGCCGACGACCGGGCACTCGCGGTGCTACCGCTCAGCTTCGACTATGGGCAGAACCAGCTCCTCTCGACCTGGGCGGCGGGCGGCTGCGTCCACCTGCTCGACTATCTGACGGCGCGCGACGTGGTGCGCGCGGTCGGCCGGCACGGCATCACCACGCTGGCGGGGGTGCCGCCGCTGTGGATCCAGCTCGCCGAGGCCGCATGGCCGGCCGAGAGCGTCGCCCCGCTGCGGCGGCTGACCAATACCGGCGGGCGGATGAGCGTGCCGCTGGTCCGGCGGCTGCGCGCCCTGTTCCCGGCGGCGCGGCTCTTCTCGATGTACGGGCTGACCGAGGCGTTCCGCTCGACCTATCTCGATCCGGCGCTGATCGACGAGCATCCCGATTCGATCGGCCGCGAGATTCCGTTCGCCGAGGTGCTGGTCGTCGGCCCCGACGGCGCGGTCGCGGCCGACGGCGAGCCCGGCGAACTGGTCCATGCCGGCCCGCTGGTGGCGCAGGGCTATTGGCGCGACGCCGATCGGACCGCCCAGCGCTTCCGCCCCGCGCCCGCCGCGTCGCGTCATGGCGGGACGGCGGTGTGGTCGGGCGACACGGTGGTGCGCGACGCGGCCGGGCTGCTGCGCTTCGTCGGCCGCGACGACGAGATGATCAAGAGCGCGGGCAACCGGATCAGCCCGACCGAGATCGAGGAGGCGGCGATCGCCAGCGGCGCGGCGGCCGAGGCGGTCGCGCTGGGCATCCCCGACGATCGGCTGGGCCAGGCGATCCTGCTCTATGCCCGGCCGGCGAGGGCCGACGCCGACGCGCGGCTGACCGACTGGTTCCGCCACAACCTGCCCAATTTCATGCAGCCCGCGCGGGTGATCTGGCGCGACGAACTGCCCCGCAACGCCAATGGCAAGCTCGACCGCACGGCATTGAAGGCCCAGGCGGCGGAGGAGGCGCGGTGA
- a CDS encoding Sel1 domain protein repeat-containing protein (PFAM: Sel1 domain protein repeat-containing protein), giving the protein MTETLTIDAILAMDADEMRRRMAAPPEERAAFVRVAAEGGVAEAQAIYGQMLLDGAGLPADPREAVRWFDRAARQGHVMAINMMGRCYDLGWGVAVDKVRAAEWFRIASDRGLDWGMYNYATALALGAGVAEDKPAALALFRRAAAMGNAKAINFVGSFHEDGWVVERDMAEAARCYALAAEGGDFRGQFNHARMLADAGRIDEALHWLAKVPETATDAFLAKARDWLASAPVAELRAAAEGFGRQSRGG; this is encoded by the coding sequence ATGACCGAGACGCTGACGATCGACGCCATATTGGCGATGGATGCCGACGAGATGCGCCGCCGCATGGCGGCCCCGCCCGAGGAGCGCGCGGCGTTCGTGCGGGTCGCGGCGGAAGGCGGCGTCGCCGAGGCGCAGGCGATCTACGGCCAGATGCTGCTCGACGGCGCCGGCCTCCCCGCCGACCCGCGCGAGGCGGTGCGCTGGTTCGACCGGGCGGCGCGCCAGGGCCATGTCATGGCGATCAACATGATGGGGCGCTGCTACGACCTCGGCTGGGGCGTCGCCGTCGACAAGGTCCGCGCGGCCGAATGGTTCCGGATCGCCTCCGACCGGGGCCTCGACTGGGGCATGTACAATTATGCCACGGCGCTGGCGCTCGGCGCCGGCGTGGCCGAGGACAAGCCCGCCGCGCTCGCCCTGTTCCGCCGGGCGGCGGCGATGGGCAACGCCAAGGCGATCAACTTCGTCGGCAGCTTCCACGAGGACGGCTGGGTGGTCGAGCGCGACATGGCGGAAGCCGCGCGCTGCTACGCGCTGGCCGCCGAGGGCGGCGACTTCCGCGGCCAGTTCAACCATGCGCGGATGCTGGCCGACGCCGGACGGATCGACGAGGCGCTGCACTGGCTGGCGAAGGTGCCCGAAACGGCGACCGACGCCTTCCTCGCCAAGGCGCGGGACTGGCTGGCGAGCGCGCCGGTGGCGGAACTCAGGGCGGCGGCGGAGGGATTCGGGCGGCAAAGCCGGGGCGGATAG
- a CDS encoding TonB-dependent siderophore receptor (TIGRFAM: TonB-dependent siderophore receptor~PFAM: TonB-dependent receptor; TonB-dependent receptor, plug) — protein sequence MARSDNRPTAGSPAPAFLALGCIGFIASAPALAQDAQPANGEKRLGGMTVTDTAIDEEGYKAERVESPKAVAPLLDTPRSIVVVDKQVIKDTGSATLVEALRTVPGITFGAAEGGNPIGDRPFIRGFDSQGSTYLDGVRDIGAQTREVFAIEQIQVVRGSDSTLGGRGSAGGSLNIVSKLPQEETFFAGSGSYGTDDYKRVTGDVNVRLSDKVAFRLNAMWHDQDVAGRDAIYQKRWGVAPSVTIGMDGPTKLTLAYYHLDTDELPDSGIPFLYTCSTTLCNAPAGNVITAPALGDITTASGVTGHVGRDTFYGLKSRDFRDSKTDQATIRAEHDFGSVTLRHTARFSHSSQAYSFLLPDDSTGNVFGNPANLAQQPGGQVWRRANTRFGYTDSFINQTDLYGTFETGSIKHSFAIGAELSSEKAERGAFVLATGSTISPRCSALAIARYYCASLFNPNPNDPWINYSNDTATGVPTPITRAAPSARTQNEANTKAVYAFDSITLTEQLILNLGARYDRFRTTSTLPLTGGTRPVVRRVDNIFNWQAGLIFKPTPNTSLYASYATAATPPNSLLGEGQEQNALNAVQAASDALRVEKTKSFEIGAKADLFGGGLSLTGAVFQTKTKNARVTSDANTVAFIGERRIRGVELGFNGNITDEWSVFGGYTYLDAKIVDGGFSTLTAAAVGSQAAKTVLVQSVNTGKQFPQTAKHTFTLWTNYKVTDALSIGGGAFYSSRVYGGYADNRKAVQDAAGVVTIVPATTTLARAVPSYWRFDARVGYKVSEAIDLSVNVQNLTNKTYFNQVYSSHYASIAPGRSAFATLSFKY from the coding sequence ATGGCTCGCTCCGACAACCGCCCGACGGCCGGCTCGCCTGCGCCCGCATTCCTGGCGCTCGGCTGCATCGGCTTCATCGCTTCGGCACCCGCGCTGGCGCAGGACGCACAGCCGGCCAATGGCGAGAAGCGGCTCGGCGGCATGACCGTGACCGACACCGCGATCGACGAGGAAGGCTACAAGGCCGAGCGGGTCGAGAGCCCCAAGGCGGTGGCGCCGCTGCTCGACACGCCGCGTTCGATCGTCGTGGTCGACAAGCAGGTGATCAAGGACACCGGATCGGCGACGCTGGTCGAGGCGCTGCGCACCGTCCCCGGCATCACCTTCGGCGCGGCCGAGGGCGGCAATCCGATCGGCGACCGTCCGTTCATCCGTGGCTTCGACAGCCAGGGCTCGACCTATCTCGACGGCGTCCGCGACATCGGCGCGCAGACCCGCGAGGTGTTCGCGATCGAGCAGATCCAGGTGGTGCGCGGATCGGATTCGACGCTGGGCGGCCGCGGCAGCGCCGGCGGCTCGCTCAACATCGTCTCGAAGCTGCCGCAGGAGGAGACCTTCTTCGCCGGTTCGGGCAGCTACGGCACCGACGACTACAAGCGCGTGACCGGCGACGTGAACGTGCGGCTGTCGGACAAGGTGGCCTTCCGCCTCAACGCGATGTGGCACGACCAGGACGTCGCCGGCCGCGACGCGATCTACCAGAAGCGCTGGGGCGTCGCGCCGTCGGTCACGATCGGCATGGACGGGCCGACCAAGCTGACGCTGGCCTATTACCACCTCGACACCGACGAGCTGCCCGACAGCGGCATCCCCTTCCTCTACACCTGCTCGACGACGCTGTGTAACGCGCCCGCGGGCAATGTGATCACCGCCCCGGCGCTCGGCGACATCACCACCGCCAGCGGCGTCACCGGCCATGTCGGCCGCGACACCTTCTACGGCCTCAAGAGCCGCGACTTCCGCGACAGCAAGACCGACCAGGCGACGATCCGCGCCGAGCACGACTTCGGTTCCGTCACGCTGCGCCACACCGCGCGCTTCAGCCATAGCTCGCAGGCCTACAGCTTCCTGCTGCCCGACGATTCGACCGGCAACGTGTTCGGTAATCCCGCCAACCTGGCACAGCAGCCCGGCGGCCAGGTCTGGCGGCGCGCCAACACCCGCTTCGGCTACACCGACAGCTTCATCAACCAGACCGACCTCTACGGCACCTTCGAGACCGGATCGATCAAGCACAGCTTCGCGATCGGCGCGGAGCTGTCGTCGGAGAAGGCCGAGCGCGGCGCCTTCGTGCTGGCGACCGGATCGACGATCAGCCCGCGCTGCTCGGCGCTCGCCATCGCGCGCTATTACTGCGCCAGCCTGTTCAATCCGAACCCCAACGATCCGTGGATCAACTATTCGAACGACACCGCCACCGGCGTCCCGACCCCGATCACCCGCGCCGCGCCGAGCGCGCGGACGCAGAACGAGGCCAACACCAAGGCGGTCTACGCGTTCGACTCGATCACGCTGACCGAACAGCTCATCCTCAACCTCGGCGCGCGCTATGACCGCTTCCGCACCACCTCGACGCTGCCGCTGACCGGCGGTACCCGTCCGGTGGTCCGCCGCGTCGACAACATCTTCAACTGGCAGGCCGGCCTGATCTTCAAGCCGACGCCGAACACCAGCCTCTATGCCTCCTACGCGACCGCCGCGACCCCGCCGAACAGCCTGCTGGGCGAAGGCCAGGAGCAGAACGCGCTCAACGCCGTCCAGGCGGCGAGCGACGCGCTACGCGTCGAGAAGACCAAGTCGTTCGAGATCGGCGCCAAGGCCGACCTGTTCGGCGGCGGCCTGTCGCTGACCGGCGCGGTGTTCCAGACCAAGACCAAGAATGCCCGCGTCACCAGCGACGCCAACACCGTCGCCTTCATCGGAGAGCGGCGCATCCGCGGCGTCGAACTGGGCTTCAACGGCAACATCACCGACGAATGGAGCGTGTTCGGCGGCTACACCTATCTCGACGCCAAGATCGTCGACGGTGGCTTCTCGACGCTGACCGCTGCGGCCGTCGGAAGCCAGGCGGCCAAGACCGTGCTCGTCCAGTCGGTCAACACCGGCAAGCAGTTCCCGCAGACCGCGAAGCACACCTTCACGCTGTGGACCAACTACAAGGTCACCGACGCGCTCTCGATCGGCGGCGGCGCCTTCTATTCGAGCCGGGTCTATGGCGGCTATGCCGACAACCGCAAGGCGGTCCAGGACGCGGCCGGCGTCGTGACGATCGTGCCGGCCACCACCACGCTGGCGCGCGCCGTGCCGAGCTATTGGCGCTTCGATGCCCGGGTCGGCTACAAGGTCAGCGAGGCCATCGACCTGTCGGTGAACGTGCAGAACCTGACCAACAAGACCTATTTCAACCAGGTCTACAGTTCGCATTACGCCTCGATCGCGCCGGGCCGCTCGGCCTTCGCGACGCTCAGCTTCAAATATTGA
- a CDS encoding thioredoxin reductase (TIGRFAM: thioredoxin reductase~PFAM: FAD-dependent pyridine nucleotide-disulphide oxidoreductase) yields the protein MTASHSTRMLILGSGPAGLSAAIYGARAGLAPIVVQGLQPGGQLTITTDVENYPGFRDVIQGPWLMQEMQAQAEHVGATMMWDTIVDVDLSERPFRLRGDGGTLYVCDTLVIATGAQAKWLGVEGEAALGGKGVSACATCDGFFYRGKKVAVIGGGNTAVEEALYLTNHSQDVTLIHRRDSLRAEKILQDRLFAHPNVKVLWNKQVDRFVGGSGNEGLVAIALRDTETGETSELAVDGGFVAIGHSPATELFRGHLELDEDGYLVVEKGGTRTSVPGVFGAGDVSDKVYRQAVTAAGMGCMAALDVERFLAEADFEARATVAA from the coding sequence ATGACCGCCAGCCATTCGACCCGCATGCTGATCCTGGGATCCGGTCCCGCCGGCCTGTCCGCCGCCATCTACGGCGCGCGCGCCGGGCTCGCGCCGATCGTGGTGCAGGGGCTCCAGCCGGGCGGGCAGCTCACCATCACCACCGACGTCGAGAATTATCCCGGCTTCCGCGACGTGATCCAGGGCCCCTGGCTGATGCAGGAGATGCAGGCGCAGGCCGAGCATGTCGGCGCGACGATGATGTGGGATACGATCGTCGACGTCGACCTGAGCGAGCGGCCGTTCCGCCTGCGCGGCGACGGCGGCACCCTCTATGTCTGCGACACGCTGGTGATCGCGACCGGCGCGCAGGCCAAGTGGCTGGGCGTCGAGGGCGAGGCGGCGCTGGGCGGCAAGGGCGTGTCGGCCTGCGCGACCTGCGACGGTTTCTTCTATCGCGGCAAGAAGGTCGCGGTGATCGGCGGCGGCAACACCGCGGTCGAGGAGGCGCTCTACCTGACCAACCACAGCCAGGACGTGACGCTGATCCACCGCCGCGATTCGCTGCGCGCCGAGAAGATCCTGCAGGACCGGCTGTTCGCCCATCCCAACGTCAAGGTGCTGTGGAACAAGCAGGTCGATCGCTTCGTCGGCGGCAGCGGCAATGAGGGGCTGGTCGCGATCGCGCTGCGCGACACCGAGACCGGCGAGACGTCCGAACTGGCGGTCGACGGCGGTTTCGTCGCGATTGGCCACAGCCCGGCGACCGAGCTGTTCCGCGGCCATCTGGAGCTCGACGAGGACGGCTATCTGGTCGTCGAGAAGGGCGGCACCCGGACCAGCGTCCCCGGCGTGTTCGGCGCCGGCGACGTCTCCGACAAGGTCTACCGCCAGGCGGTCACTGCCGCCGGCATGGGCTGCATGGCCGCGCTCGACGTCGAACGCTTCCTGGCCGAGGCCGATTTCGAAGCGCGGGCGACCGTGGCGGCCTAA
- a CDS encoding rod shape-determining protein MreB (TIGRFAM: cell shape determining protein, MreB/Mrl family~PFAM: cell division protein FtsA; cell shape determining protein MreB/Mrl), whose protein sequence is MALLMLISRILNFSSHDMAIDLGTVNTVVYLRDRGIVLNEASVVALETRDGVSRVKSVGNDAKLMMGKTPAGIQAVRPLRDGVIADLGVAEQMIKHFIDKALGGPSRFPRRPKIVICVPSGSTSVERRAIRDAAFNAGASKVFLIEEPMAAAIGAGLPVTEPTGAMVVDIGGGTTEVAILSLRGLAYSTSVRFGGDKMDDAISSFIRRKHNLMIGEATAERVKHEIGAANAPDGEGPEMKVKGRDLVTGRPVELTITQAEVAQAIAEPVGQIVRATMSALENTAPELAADIVDRGIVLTGGGALLARIDEVIAQATGLPVAVADDALICVAMGAGQALEDPKYAGVLAIS, encoded by the coding sequence ATGGCGCTCTTGATGCTGATCTCCCGTATATTGAACTTCTCCTCGCACGACATGGCGATCGACCTGGGGACCGTGAACACGGTCGTCTACCTCCGCGACCGGGGGATCGTCCTCAACGAAGCATCGGTGGTCGCGCTGGAGACGCGCGACGGCGTCTCCCGCGTGAAGAGCGTCGGCAACGACGCCAAGCTGATGATGGGCAAGACCCCCGCCGGCATCCAGGCCGTCCGGCCGCTGCGCGACGGCGTGATCGCCGACCTCGGCGTGGCCGAGCAGATGATCAAGCATTTCATCGACAAGGCGCTGGGCGGGCCGAGCCGCTTCCCCCGGCGCCCGAAGATCGTGATCTGCGTCCCCTCCGGATCGACGTCGGTCGAGCGGCGCGCGATTCGCGACGCGGCGTTCAACGCCGGCGCCTCGAAGGTCTTCCTGATCGAGGAGCCGATGGCCGCCGCGATCGGCGCCGGCCTGCCCGTCACCGAGCCGACCGGCGCGATGGTGGTCGACATCGGCGGCGGCACGACCGAGGTGGCGATCCTGTCGCTGCGCGGCCTCGCCTACAGCACCTCGGTGCGGTTCGGCGGCGACAAGATGGACGATGCGATTTCCTCCTTCATCCGCCGCAAGCACAACCTGATGATCGGCGAGGCCACCGCCGAGCGGGTCAAGCATGAGATCGGCGCGGCGAACGCGCCCGACGGCGAGGGGCCGGAGATGAAGGTGAAGGGCCGCGACCTGGTGACGGGCCGGCCGGTCGAGCTGACCATCACCCAGGCCGAGGTCGCCCAGGCGATCGCCGAGCCGGTCGGCCAGATCGTCCGCGCGACGATGTCGGCGCTGGAGAACACCGCCCCCGAGCTCGCCGCCGACATCGTCGATCGCGGGATCGTGCTGACCGGCGGCGGCGCGCTGCTCGCCCGCATCGACGAGGTGATCGCCCAGGCGACCGGCCTACCCGTCGCGGTCGCCGACGACGCCCTGATCTGCGTCGCGATGGGCGCCGGACAGGCGCTCGAAGACCCGAAATATGCCGGGGTGCTGGCTATTTCTTAA